The following proteins are encoded in a genomic region of Burkholderia cepacia:
- a CDS encoding MerR family transcriptional regulator, producing MKIGELAKASGLAASRIRFYEASGLLEPARRQANGYREYGSEALTRLAIIDRAQRAGFALDEIRAVLPPDLGAWPRDELLVALRHKVDEIALLEQRLVQNRQQLETLIDEIENKPEGEDCAGAAQRMLDRLCEQASQPLESAPVVRPARKRA from the coding sequence ATGAAAATCGGCGAACTGGCGAAGGCGAGCGGCCTCGCGGCGTCGCGCATCCGTTTTTACGAAGCGAGCGGGCTGCTCGAACCGGCCCGCCGCCAGGCCAACGGCTATCGGGAATACGGGTCGGAAGCGTTGACGCGGCTCGCGATCATCGACCGCGCGCAGCGCGCGGGCTTCGCGCTCGACGAAATCCGCGCGGTGCTGCCGCCCGATCTCGGCGCGTGGCCGCGCGACGAACTGCTGGTCGCGCTGCGGCACAAGGTCGACGAGATCGCACTGCTCGAACAGCGGCTCGTGCAGAACCGGCAGCAGTTGGAGACACTGATCGACGAGATCGAGAACAAGCCCGAAGGCGAGGATTGCGCGGGCGCCGCGCAACGGATGCTCGACCGCCTCTGCGAGCAGGCCAGCCAGCCGCTCGAATCGGCGCCCGTCGTGCGGCCGGCACGCAAGCGCGCGTGA
- a CDS encoding DUF1330 domain-containing protein: MTAYAIAHLHDVDLCDDIVEYLERIDGTLAPYDGHFVIHGARPEVREGMWRGDLIAIAFPDLDTARAWYESDAYGQIQPLRARHASGPLILIDGVDERHKATDILR; encoded by the coding sequence ATGACCGCCTATGCCATCGCCCACCTGCACGACGTCGACCTGTGCGACGACATCGTCGAATACCTCGAACGCATCGACGGCACGCTCGCGCCGTATGACGGCCATTTCGTGATTCACGGCGCGCGGCCGGAGGTGCGCGAAGGCATGTGGCGCGGCGACCTGATCGCGATCGCGTTTCCCGATCTCGACACGGCGCGCGCCTGGTACGAATCGGATGCGTACGGGCAGATCCAGCCGCTGCGTGCACGACACGCGAGCGGCCCGCTGATCCTGATCGACGGCGTCGACGAACGGCACAAGGCGACCGACATCCTGCGCTGA
- a CDS encoding NAD-dependent epimerase/dehydratase family protein: MNASSTAARKPFGRLLLTGAAGNLGRQLRGALADWADVVRVSDIAALDDAAAHEEIRVVDLADRPAVMALVEGVDAIVHLGGISVDAPFDDLVGANITGTYNLYEAARKHGVKRVVFASSNHAIGFHPVTEVLDADSPLRPDSLYGVTKCFGESLSRYYFDRFGIETVCLRIGSSFEVPKNPRMLVTFLSYRDFIELVRCSLLTNRVGHAIVYGASDNPVKWWDNTKAGFLGFRPRDSSEQFAELFPVTAPTAEYDDPAQRFQGGGFVVGEPMERKAS; this comes from the coding sequence ATGAACGCCTCATCCACCGCGGCGCGCAAACCGTTCGGGCGCCTGCTGCTGACGGGCGCGGCCGGCAACCTCGGCCGCCAGTTGCGCGGCGCGCTCGCCGACTGGGCCGACGTCGTGCGCGTCAGCGACATCGCGGCGCTGGACGACGCGGCCGCGCATGAAGAAATCCGCGTGGTCGACCTGGCCGATCGCCCGGCCGTGATGGCGCTCGTCGAAGGCGTGGACGCGATCGTCCACCTCGGCGGCATTTCGGTCGACGCGCCGTTCGACGATCTGGTCGGCGCGAACATCACCGGCACGTACAACCTGTACGAAGCCGCGCGCAAGCATGGCGTGAAGCGCGTCGTGTTCGCGAGCTCGAACCATGCGATCGGTTTCCATCCGGTCACGGAAGTGCTCGACGCCGATTCGCCGTTGCGCCCCGACAGCCTGTACGGCGTGACGAAGTGCTTTGGCGAATCGCTGTCGCGCTATTACTTCGACCGCTTCGGGATCGAGACGGTGTGCCTGCGGATCGGCTCGTCGTTCGAAGTGCCGAAGAATCCGCGCATGCTGGTCACGTTCCTCAGCTATCGCGATTTCATCGAGCTCGTGCGTTGCTCGCTGCTGACGAATCGCGTCGGGCACGCGATCGTCTACGGCGCGTCGGACAACCCGGTGAAGTGGTGGGACAACACGAAGGCCGGCTTCCTCGGCTTCCGTCCGCGCGACAGCTCCGAGCAGTTCGCCGAGCTGTTCCCGGTGACGGCGCCGACCGCCGAGTACGACGATCCCGCGCAGCGGTTCCAGGGCGGCGGCTTCGTCGTCGGTGAGCCGATGGAGCGGAAGGCGTCGTAA
- a CDS encoding LacI family DNA-binding transcriptional regulator has product MVEPVRSHPHFPDIGQWPRAGFFCHNPALSNENVTLPMKKVSPTIRDVAAEAGVSVATVSKYVNGTQRFSPTVEARLKEAIDRLGYRSNPLARSMITGRTRTIGLVILDISNPHFTNVVKGANRVALQHDYTLLLVDTEESQARERSLIEALAQRVDGLIVSTRMPDDEAGWMLDLNKPLVLLRRSPGLPIPSVGIDNRLSTYMLARHLLNLGHTRIAYLGFGTARVNDERIQGARDCLAEAGLTLDVHDAHAPTAEAGERACSRVMLGPQRPQAVICYNDLIALGFMKEAASLGFRLPQDVSVAGIDNVPYGAYAAPALTTVDIQSENMGELAMQKLIDALAGRTDASYSTFEPRLIMRASTASAG; this is encoded by the coding sequence ATGGTCGAACCTGTTCGCAGCCATCCGCACTTTCCCGATATCGGCCAGTGGCCGCGGGCCGGCTTTTTCTGCCACAATCCGGCGTTATCGAACGAAAACGTTACCCTTCCGATGAAAAAAGTTTCCCCGACGATCCGCGACGTGGCCGCGGAAGCCGGCGTGTCGGTCGCGACGGTATCGAAGTACGTGAACGGCACGCAGCGCTTCTCGCCGACCGTCGAGGCGCGGCTCAAGGAGGCCATCGACCGGCTCGGCTACCGTTCGAACCCGCTCGCGCGCTCGATGATCACCGGCCGCACGCGCACGATCGGTCTCGTGATCCTCGACATCAGCAACCCGCACTTCACGAACGTGGTGAAAGGCGCGAACCGCGTCGCGCTGCAGCACGACTACACGCTGCTGCTCGTCGATACGGAAGAGAGTCAGGCGCGCGAACGCTCGCTGATCGAGGCGCTCGCGCAGCGCGTCGACGGGCTGATCGTCAGCACGCGGATGCCCGACGACGAAGCCGGCTGGATGCTCGACCTCAACAAGCCGCTCGTGCTGCTGCGTCGCAGCCCCGGTCTGCCGATTCCGAGCGTCGGCATCGACAACCGGCTGTCGACCTACATGCTCGCGCGTCACCTGCTCAATCTCGGCCATACGCGCATCGCCTATCTCGGCTTCGGCACCGCGCGCGTGAACGACGAGCGGATCCAGGGCGCGCGCGACTGCCTCGCCGAAGCGGGGCTCACGCTCGACGTGCACGACGCGCATGCGCCGACCGCCGAAGCCGGCGAACGCGCGTGCTCGCGCGTGATGCTCGGGCCGCAGCGCCCGCAGGCCGTGATCTGCTACAACGACCTGATCGCGCTCGGCTTCATGAAGGAAGCCGCGTCGCTCGGCTTCCGGCTGCCGCAGGACGTGTCGGTCGCGGGCATCGACAACGTGCCGTACGGCGCATACGCGGCGCCCGCGCTGACGACCGTCGACATCCAGAGCGAGAACATGGGCGAGCTCGCGATGCAAAAGCTGATCGACGCGCTCGCGGGACGCACCGATGCGAGTTATTCGACGTTCGAGCCGCGCTTGATCATGCGCGCGTCGACGGCATCGGCCGGCTGA
- a CDS encoding MFS transporter yields MQSAVVGAVRAAASRYRWTVCALLFFATVINYMDRQILGLLAPMLQHDIGWSQVQYGRIVMAFSAFYALGLLGFGRIVDWLGTRVSYAVAMLVWSIAAMLHAAVGSVTGFAFVRALLGIGEGGNFPAAIKTTAEWFPRRERALATGIFNSGANIGAVFAPAIIPAIAVAYGWRAAFVIIGAIGLVWLVVWLVLYRQADTRALAAEYDEPRDEAEALDAANANAGAPRWGELIRKRETWAFLIGKFLTDPVWWFYLFWLPKWLNESRGMDMQHIGLPLVCIYALTTVGSIGGGWLSSVLLRAGWSVNGARKTAMLICACCVLPIAFVSQVQSLWPAVLIVGLAAAAHQGWSANLFTTASDLFPRRAVASVVGIGGMAGSIGGVLFSEVIGQVLQRTGHYWVLFAIGASAYLIALAVMHVLTPKMKPAKLDA; encoded by the coding sequence ATGCAATCTGCCGTCGTCGGCGCCGTGCGCGCAGCCGCCAGCCGCTACCGCTGGACCGTGTGTGCGCTGCTGTTTTTCGCGACCGTGATCAACTACATGGACCGGCAGATCCTCGGCCTGCTCGCGCCGATGCTCCAGCACGACATCGGCTGGAGCCAGGTGCAGTACGGCCGCATCGTGATGGCGTTTTCCGCGTTCTATGCGCTCGGCCTGCTCGGCTTCGGGCGGATCGTCGACTGGCTCGGCACGCGCGTGTCGTACGCGGTGGCGATGCTGGTGTGGAGCATCGCCGCGATGCTGCACGCGGCGGTCGGCTCGGTGACGGGCTTCGCGTTCGTGCGCGCGCTGCTCGGGATCGGCGAGGGCGGCAACTTCCCGGCCGCGATCAAGACGACGGCCGAATGGTTTCCGCGCCGCGAGCGCGCGCTGGCTACCGGCATCTTCAACTCGGGCGCGAACATCGGCGCGGTGTTCGCCCCGGCGATCATCCCGGCGATCGCGGTGGCCTACGGCTGGCGCGCGGCGTTCGTGATCATCGGCGCGATCGGCCTCGTGTGGCTCGTGGTGTGGCTCGTGCTCTATCGCCAGGCCGACACGCGTGCGCTCGCCGCGGAGTACGACGAGCCGCGCGACGAAGCCGAAGCGCTCGATGCCGCGAATGCGAACGCCGGTGCGCCGCGCTGGGGCGAACTGATCCGCAAGCGCGAAACGTGGGCGTTCCTGATCGGCAAGTTCCTGACCGATCCGGTGTGGTGGTTCTATCTGTTCTGGCTGCCGAAGTGGCTCAACGAGTCGCGCGGGATGGACATGCAGCACATCGGCCTGCCGCTCGTCTGCATCTACGCGCTGACGACGGTCGGCAGCATCGGTGGCGGCTGGCTGTCGTCGGTGTTGCTGCGCGCGGGCTGGAGCGTGAACGGCGCGCGCAAGACGGCGATGCTGATCTGCGCATGCTGCGTGCTGCCGATCGCGTTCGTGTCGCAGGTGCAGAGCCTGTGGCCCGCGGTGCTGATCGTCGGCCTCGCCGCCGCCGCGCACCAGGGCTGGTCGGCGAACCTGTTCACGACGGCGTCCGACCTGTTCCCGCGCCGTGCGGTCGCGTCGGTGGTCGGTATCGGCGGGATGGCCGGCTCGATCGGCGGCGTGCTGTTCTCGGAAGTGATCGGCCAGGTGCTGCAGCGCACGGGCCACTACTGGGTGCTGTTCGCGATCGGCGCGTCGGCCTACCTGATCGCGCTGGCCGTGATGCACGTGCTCACGCCGAAGATGAAGCCCGCGAAACTCGACGCCTGA
- a CDS encoding methylated-DNA--[protein]-cysteine S-methyltransferase — protein MTPAHLIPSPLGDIAVRIEDDALTGPYFVGQKYFPAVAIVTEADAHAMSPIARTVAEEIAEYFTGTRDTFSVPIHLRGTAFQQRVWKELLAIPFGELVSYGDITERVGLPMSGARAVGGAVGRNPVSIIVPCHRVVGASGSLTGYAGGIDRKRALLSLEGAEFSRGIHHPVQQALAF, from the coding sequence ATGACTCCCGCTCACCTGATTCCGAGCCCGCTGGGCGACATCGCCGTGCGCATCGAGGACGATGCGCTGACGGGCCCGTACTTCGTCGGCCAGAAATACTTTCCGGCGGTGGCGATCGTGACCGAAGCGGACGCGCACGCGATGTCGCCAATCGCACGCACGGTCGCGGAAGAAATCGCCGAGTACTTCACCGGCACGCGCGACACGTTCTCGGTGCCGATCCACCTGCGCGGCACGGCGTTTCAGCAACGCGTGTGGAAGGAACTGCTCGCGATTCCGTTCGGCGAACTCGTGTCGTACGGCGACATCACGGAACGCGTCGGGCTGCCGATGAGCGGCGCACGCGCCGTCGGCGGCGCGGTCGGCCGCAATCCGGTATCGATCATCGTGCCGTGCCATCGCGTGGTCGGCGCGTCGGGCAGCCTGACCGGCTATGCGGGCGGCATCGACCGCAAGCGCGCGCTGCTGTCGCTCGAAGGCGCCGAGTTCTCGCGCGGCATCCACCACCCGGTGCAGCAGGCGCTCGCGTTCTGA
- a CDS encoding AraC family transcriptional regulator: MLLAGQSGDPYAVPPMARLPRPLYVRAFGIPGNVSVDAHSHPWAQLMYATSGVLEVSTPSGRQLLPPHYAMWIPPHVPHAVSTRDCVAFHSLYLDAAIARDDVNDDCTILCMTPLLRELVIATGELPVNYDETGPDGALVCLIADRIARMEPAPLTVPLPRDPRLLKIARALHAAPGDTRSLDEWGHQVGATRRTLSRLFRQDTGLSFTEWRQAVRLLASLPLLDAGEPIGTVAAQLGYDSTSSFIALFQAKFRVTPGAYAKREARRPVLSA, translated from the coding sequence ATGTTGCTGGCGGGACAATCGGGTGACCCTTACGCGGTGCCGCCGATGGCGCGCCTGCCGAGGCCGCTGTACGTGCGGGCGTTCGGGATCCCCGGCAACGTGAGCGTCGATGCGCACAGTCATCCGTGGGCCCAGCTGATGTATGCGACGAGCGGCGTGCTCGAGGTGTCGACGCCGTCGGGCCGGCAATTGCTGCCACCGCACTATGCGATGTGGATTCCGCCGCACGTGCCGCATGCGGTGTCGACGCGCGATTGCGTCGCGTTCCACAGCCTGTATCTCGACGCGGCGATCGCGCGCGACGACGTGAACGACGACTGCACGATCCTCTGCATGACGCCGCTGCTGCGCGAGCTGGTGATCGCGACGGGCGAGTTGCCGGTGAATTACGACGAGACGGGGCCGGACGGCGCGCTCGTGTGCCTGATCGCCGACCGGATCGCACGCATGGAGCCGGCGCCGCTGACGGTGCCGCTACCGCGCGATCCGCGGCTGCTGAAAATCGCGCGTGCGTTGCATGCCGCGCCGGGCGATACGCGCAGTCTCGACGAATGGGGCCATCAGGTCGGCGCGACGCGGCGCACGCTGTCGCGGCTGTTCCGGCAGGACACGGGGCTGTCGTTCACCGAATGGCGGCAGGCCGTGCGGCTGCTCGCGTCGTTGCCACTGCTCGATGCGGGCGAGCCGATCGGCACGGTGGCCGCGCAACTGGGCTACGACTCGACGTCGTCGTTCATCGCGCTGTTCCAGGCGAAGTTCCGCGTGACGCCCGGCGCGTATGCGAAGCGTGAAGCGCGCCGGCCCGTGTTGAGCGCGTGA
- the panB gene encoding 3-methyl-2-oxobutanoate hydroxymethyltransferase, which yields MSAHTRTTRKTVTAIRSTKGIGSLVSLTAYSAPMAKLVDEVADVIIVGDSVGMVLYGMPDTLRVTLDMMIAHGAAVVRGAAQACVVVDLPFSTYQESPAQAYRSAARLLAETGAQAVKLEGGSEMADTIRFLTERGIPVMSHVGLMPQQANATGGFRAQGMDSRSAAQVFDAACAAERAGAFSVVIEGTAEALARHLTETLTIPTIGIGASPACDGQVLVTEDMIGAFDAYTPRFVKRYADANAVMRDAIRQYAHDVRQRVFPEPAHCFGYGKPLQLADAAAAA from the coding sequence ATGAGCGCTCACACCCGCACCACCCGCAAGACCGTCACCGCGATCCGTTCGACCAAAGGCATCGGCAGCCTCGTGTCGCTGACCGCGTATTCCGCGCCGATGGCGAAGCTCGTCGACGAAGTGGCCGACGTGATCATCGTCGGCGACTCCGTCGGCATGGTGCTGTACGGGATGCCCGATACGTTGCGCGTCACGCTCGACATGATGATTGCACACGGTGCGGCCGTCGTGCGCGGCGCCGCGCAGGCGTGCGTCGTCGTCGACCTGCCGTTCTCGACCTACCAGGAATCGCCTGCGCAGGCCTATCGCTCCGCCGCGCGGCTGCTCGCCGAAACCGGCGCGCAGGCCGTGAAACTCGAAGGCGGCAGCGAGATGGCCGACACGATCCGCTTCCTGACCGAGCGCGGCATTCCGGTGATGTCGCATGTCGGCCTCATGCCGCAGCAGGCCAACGCGACGGGCGGCTTTCGCGCGCAGGGCATGGACTCGCGTTCGGCCGCGCAGGTGTTCGACGCCGCGTGCGCGGCCGAGCGGGCCGGCGCGTTCAGCGTGGTGATCGAAGGCACGGCGGAAGCCCTCGCGCGCCATCTGACCGAAACGCTGACGATCCCGACGATCGGCATCGGCGCGTCGCCGGCATGCGACGGGCAAGTGCTCGTGACCGAGGACATGATCGGCGCGTTCGATGCGTACACGCCGCGCTTCGTGAAGCGCTATGCCGATGCGAATGCAGTGATGCGCGACGCGATCCGCCAGTACGCGCACGACGTGAGGCAGCGCGTGTTTCCGGAGCCCGCGCATTGCTTCGGGTACGGCAAGCCGCTGCAACTCGCGGATGCAGCCGCGGCTGCGTGA
- a CDS encoding Lrp/AsnC family transcriptional regulator, translated as MAGITLDDLDLRILAILQDDASVSNLELAERALSSPPTCMRRVRRLTEAGVIRRQVAVLDPVAIGTAVTALIEISLDRQTAEDYDAFETYVCAEPAVTQCYRVSPGPDFVVVADLADVAEYDEFARRLFTGASNVRNVRTFFSTHRAKFEANARVAHAMRKRA; from the coding sequence ATGGCCGGCATCACCCTCGACGATCTCGACCTGCGCATCCTCGCGATCCTGCAGGACGACGCGTCGGTGTCGAACCTGGAACTGGCCGAGCGCGCGCTGTCGTCGCCGCCTACCTGCATGCGCCGCGTGCGGCGGCTGACGGAAGCCGGCGTGATTCGTCGGCAGGTCGCGGTGCTCGACCCTGTCGCGATCGGTACGGCCGTCACCGCGCTGATCGAGATCAGCCTCGATCGCCAGACGGCGGAAGACTACGATGCGTTCGAAACCTACGTCTGTGCGGAGCCGGCCGTCACGCAGTGCTACCGCGTGTCGCCGGGGCCCGATTTCGTCGTGGTGGCCGATCTGGCCGACGTCGCCGAATACGATGAATTCGCACGGCGGCTGTTCACGGGTGCATCAAACGTCCGCAACGTGCGGACGTTCTTCTCGACGCATCGCGCGAAATTCGAAGCGAATGCGCGGGTCGCGCATGCGATGCGCAAGCGCGCGTGA
- the glmS gene encoding glutamine--fructose-6-phosphate transaminase (isomerizing): MCGIVGAVAQRDILPNLVDGLKRLEYRGYDSCGVVVYRDRALARARSVDRVANLQREIAEHALSGYTGIAHTRWATHGAPVTLNAHPHFSPSDANARIALSHNGIIENCDQLRAELQAHGYVFASQTDSEAIAHLIDHLYDGDLFDAVRRAVARLRGSYAIAVMCRDEPHRIVGARDGMPLVVGVGEGENFLASDAIALSGITDRIAYLENGDVADIQLHRYWIVDAAGQRVERAVQRVAAHSGAADLGSYRYYMQKEIFEQPQAVADTLLDVSSIMPELFGDGAWRVFNDVDSVLLLACGGSYHAALTAKYWIESIAKLPASVEIASEFRYRDSVPNPRTLVVAVSQSGETADVLGAVHVAKKSGMTHTLAICNVATSALMRECALQFVTRAGIEIGVASTKAFTTQLVALFLLTLSLAQVRGRLSDDEEKAHLRALRHLPDAMSKVLALEPQIMAWSELLARRDNMLFLGRGMHYPIALEGALKMKEISYIHAEAYPAGELKHGPLALVSNEMPVIAVAPNDMLLEKLRSNMHEVSARNGRLFVFADVDCGLVPSEGIEVIRLNEYYGPLSPILHTVPMQLLAYHAALARGTDIDKPRNLAKSVTVE; encoded by the coding sequence ATGTGTGGAATTGTCGGGGCGGTCGCCCAGCGGGACATCCTGCCGAACCTGGTCGACGGCCTGAAGCGGCTCGAATACCGCGGCTACGATTCGTGCGGCGTCGTGGTCTACCGCGACCGTGCGCTGGCGCGCGCCCGCAGCGTCGATCGGGTAGCCAACCTGCAGCGCGAGATCGCCGAACATGCGTTGTCGGGTTACACGGGCATCGCGCATACGCGCTGGGCCACGCACGGTGCACCCGTTACGCTCAACGCACATCCGCACTTCTCGCCGAGTGACGCCAATGCACGCATCGCGCTGTCACATAACGGGATCATCGAGAACTGCGATCAGCTGCGTGCGGAGCTGCAGGCACATGGCTATGTGTTCGCCAGCCAGACCGACAGCGAAGCGATCGCGCATCTGATCGACCACCTGTACGACGGCGATCTGTTCGACGCGGTCCGGCGCGCGGTTGCACGACTGCGCGGCAGCTATGCGATCGCGGTGATGTGCCGCGACGAGCCGCACCGTATCGTCGGTGCGCGCGACGGGATGCCGCTCGTCGTCGGTGTCGGCGAAGGCGAGAATTTCCTGGCGTCCGATGCGATCGCGCTGTCGGGCATCACCGATCGCATCGCGTATCTGGAGAACGGCGATGTCGCCGACATTCAACTGCATCGCTACTGGATCGTCGATGCTGCCGGCCAGCGCGTCGAGCGCGCGGTGCAACGCGTCGCCGCGCATAGCGGCGCGGCCGATCTCGGGTCGTACCGCTACTACATGCAGAAGGAGATCTTCGAGCAGCCGCAGGCCGTGGCCGATACGCTGCTCGATGTTTCGTCGATCATGCCCGAGCTGTTCGGCGACGGCGCGTGGCGCGTGTTCAACGACGTCGATTCGGTGCTGCTGCTCGCGTGCGGCGGCAGTTATCACGCGGCCTTGACCGCGAAGTACTGGATCGAGAGCATCGCGAAGCTGCCCGCGAGCGTGGAAATTGCCAGCGAGTTCCGTTATCGCGACAGCGTGCCGAATCCGCGCACGCTGGTTGTCGCGGTGTCGCAGAGCGGTGAAACAGCCGATGTGCTCGGCGCGGTGCATGTCGCGAAGAAGAGCGGGATGACGCATACGCTCGCGATCTGCAACGTCGCGACGAGTGCGCTGATGCGTGAATGTGCGCTGCAGTTCGTCACGCGTGCGGGGATCGAGATCGGGGTGGCTTCGACGAAAGCGTTCACGACGCAGCTTGTGGCGTTGTTCCTGCTGACGTTGTCACTCGCGCAAGTGCGCGGGCGCTTGAGCGACGACGAGGAAAAGGCGCATCTGCGCGCGCTGCGGCACCTGCCCGATGCGATGTCGAAAGTGCTCGCACTGGAACCGCAAATCATGGCGTGGTCGGAATTGCTCGCGCGACGCGACAACATGCTGTTTCTCGGGCGTGGAATGCATTATCCGATCGCGCTCGAAGGCGCGCTGAAGATGAAGGAGATTTCCTATATTCACGCGGAGGCTTATCCGGCCGGTGAACTGAAGCATGGGCCGCTGGCGCTCGTCAGCAACGAGATGCCGGTGATCGCGGTTGCGCCGAATGACATGCTGCTCGAAAAGCTGCGGTCGAACATGCATGAGGTCAGCGCGCGGAATGGTCGGCTGTTCGTGTTCGCGGATGTGGACTGTGGGCTCGTGCCGAGCGAGGGGATCGAGGTGATTCGGCTCAACGAGTACTACGGGCCGCTGTCGCCCATTTTGCATACGGTGCCGATGCAGTTGCTGGCGTATCACGCGGCGTTGGCGCGGGGGACGGATATCGATAAGCCGCGGAATCTGGCGAAGTCGGTGACGGTGGAGTGA